The Acidobacteriota bacterium genome has a segment encoding these proteins:
- a CDS encoding secondary thiamine-phosphate synthase enzyme YjbQ — translation MNSIEIRTASREEFVDLTAEVERLVAASGVESGLCVVTAPHTTAGITVNENADPDVRADLAMVLRKIVPEALPYAHGEGNSPAHVKAALVGSSATLVVEGGRLRLGTWQGIFFCEFDGPRARKAWVQIVG, via the coding sequence ATGAATAGCATCGAGATCCGGACCGCGTCGCGTGAAGAATTCGTCGACCTGACGGCCGAGGTCGAACGGCTCGTGGCCGCGTCGGGCGTCGAGAGCGGGCTGTGCGTCGTCACGGCGCCGCATACGACGGCCGGGATCACGGTCAACGAGAACGCCGACCCCGACGTGCGGGCCGACCTGGCCATGGTCCTGCGGAAGATCGTGCCCGAGGCCCTCCCCTACGCCCACGGCGAGGGGAATTCGCCGGCCCACGTCAAGGCCGCGCTCGTCGGCTCGTCGGCGACGCTCGTCGTCGAGGGCGGCCGGCTGCGCCTGGGGACCTGGCAGGGGATCTTCTTCTGCGAGTTCGACGGGCCCCGGGCCCGCAAAGCCTGGGTGCAGATCGTCGGTTAG
- a CDS encoding HAD family phosphatase, with protein MIRAVISDLGKVVLWFDNDIFLRKLAGRAGRPFGEVKAVVHGDSELLQRFDGGDVTPAGFRARILERIGADIPYGEFYEMYSDIFTLNPAAVDVLARVKAAGVKALLLSNTDPERFGFVRRRFPEVALFDDFVLSYELKLLKPDPAIYLAAARIAGCAPGECVFIDDMEENVAGAAGAGLGAIRYLPGTDLAAELKKLGLRL; from the coding sequence GTGATCCGCGCCGTCATCTCCGACCTGGGCAAGGTCGTGCTCTGGTTCGACAATGATATCTTCTTGCGCAAGCTGGCCGGCCGGGCCGGCCGGCCGTTCGGCGAGGTCAAGGCCGTCGTTCATGGGGACTCCGAGCTCCTGCAGCGCTTCGACGGAGGGGACGTCACGCCGGCCGGCTTCCGGGCCCGGATCCTCGAGCGGATCGGGGCGGACATCCCCTACGGCGAGTTCTACGAGATGTACAGCGACATCTTCACCCTGAACCCGGCCGCGGTCGACGTCCTGGCCCGGGTCAAGGCCGCGGGCGTCAAGGCGCTGCTGCTCTCCAACACGGACCCGGAGCGGTTCGGCTTCGTCCGCCGCCGCTTCCCCGAGGTCGCTCTCTTCGACGATTTCGTCCTGTCCTACGAGCTCAAGCTGCTCAAGCCCGACCCGGCCATCTACCTGGCCGCGGCCCGGATCGCCGGCTGCGCTCCCGGCGAATGCGTCTTCATAGACGACATGGAGGAGAACGTCGCCGGCGCGGCCGGGGCCGGCCTCGGGGCCATCCGCTACCTGCCGGGGACGGACCTGGCGGCGGAGCTCAAAAAGCTGGGGCTGCGGCTCTAA
- a CDS encoding MFS transporter: MTNVETAEPAGFFHPTRPFFRFANLLFISSLAFGSYFAYDIIGAIAPSIIDELKAARATVGTMNTMYSVAAILVVLFGGMLIDKLGTRKASIIFSLLVLAGAAIVWQARSIPLIFLGRFIFGAGSEPLVVAQSAMLARWFRNKEMAMAFGVQLTVSRLGSLFAFNTGELFTKNFGTYRAALLAAVCACGLSLLGNIGYIILDKRGEKALNLRNESAGDKIVFKDIREFRPTFWFITALCFTFYAAVFPFQTLATDFFHTKWGIALTAPATGTFLHQVFNNLLHIFSTAGGITSIIIFASMILAPFAGRLVDRVGQRARFMIAGALLLIPCHLAMGLTGIYPVYPMILLGFAFVLVPAALWPSVPLIVRPERVGTAFGLMTAIQNIGLGLFPLLNGLLRDKTGSYVASQVMFAGLGLVGLIFALLLGRADRREGGVLAKPQRAKA; the protein is encoded by the coding sequence ATGACCAACGTCGAAACGGCCGAACCCGCCGGCTTCTTCCATCCGACCCGGCCGTTCTTTCGCTTCGCCAACCTGCTGTTCATCTCGTCGCTGGCGTTCGGCAGCTACTTCGCCTACGACATCATCGGGGCCATCGCGCCGTCGATCATCGACGAACTCAAGGCCGCCCGGGCCACCGTCGGGACGATGAACACGATGTACAGCGTCGCCGCCATCCTGGTCGTTCTCTTCGGCGGCATGCTCATCGACAAGCTCGGCACGCGCAAGGCCAGCATCATCTTCTCCCTGCTGGTCCTGGCGGGAGCGGCCATCGTCTGGCAGGCCAGGAGCATCCCGCTCATCTTCCTGGGCCGGTTCATATTCGGGGCGGGCTCCGAGCCCCTCGTCGTGGCCCAGAGCGCCATGCTGGCCCGCTGGTTCAGGAACAAGGAGATGGCCATGGCCTTCGGCGTCCAGCTGACGGTCAGCCGCCTGGGATCGCTCTTCGCCTTCAATACCGGGGAGCTGTTCACCAAGAACTTCGGGACCTACCGGGCCGCGCTCTTGGCGGCGGTCTGCGCCTGCGGCCTGTCCCTCCTGGGCAACATCGGCTACATCATACTCGACAAGCGCGGCGAGAAGGCCCTCAACCTCCGCAACGAGAGCGCCGGGGACAAGATCGTCTTCAAGGACATCAGGGAATTCAGGCCGACGTTCTGGTTCATCACGGCCCTCTGCTTCACCTTCTACGCGGCCGTTTTCCCCTTCCAGACCCTGGCCACCGACTTCTTCCACACCAAGTGGGGCATCGCCCTGACGGCGCCGGCCACCGGGACTTTCCTGCACCAGGTCTTCAACAACCTGCTCCACATCTTCAGCACGGCCGGCGGCATCACCAGCATCATCATCTTCGCCTCGATGATCCTGGCCCCGTTCGCCGGCCGGCTCGTCGACCGGGTCGGCCAGCGGGCCCGGTTCATGATCGCCGGGGCACTGCTCCTCATCCCCTGCCACCTGGCCATGGGGCTGACGGGGATCTACCCGGTTTACCCGATGATCCTGCTCGGCTTCGCCTTCGTGCTGGTGCCGGCCGCGCTGTGGCCGTCGGTGCCCCTGATCGTGCGGCCGGAGCGGGTCGGGACAGCCTTCGGGCTGATGACGGCCATCCAGAACATCGGCCTGGGGCTGTTCCCGCTCCTCAACGGGCTGTTGCGCGACAAGACGGGGTCATATGTCGCCAGCCAGGTCATGTTCGCCGGGCTGGGCCTCGTCGGCCTGATCTTCGCCCTGTTGCTCGGCCGGGCCGACCGGCGCGAGGGCGGGGTGCTGGCGAAGCCGCAGAGGGCGAAGGCCTGA
- a CDS encoding glucose-6-phosphate isomerase — MIASPAGIRLADPGTLEPALASALETLDKDDVVRRVWDLDWTVWKDEDREISNRLGWLSAPATATRDIPALLAFAASVRDVGFRRAAVLGMGGSSLAPEVFARLFGTAPGALELEVLDTTEPGAVAAAGARLDPESTLFVVSSKSGTTAEVAALLSYFYDRARAALGPGHAGSRFVAITDPGTPLETVARDLRFRRVFHGRPDIGGRFSALSAFGLVPAALKGLDLERLLAPARAMAEACRVPAAAGNPGARLGAILGAAALQGRDKLTLILPPRLRPLGGWLEQLVAESTGKDGRGIVPVIADRPGAAGRGRDRLLVEIGAPAGPAPRPGSPGTAAAAAPMVRLALEDPYDLAGHFFLWEFATAVAARSLKVNPFDQPDVESTKKRTRELLASPDGAGSSGTGRIPGSGGLRVVRPDPAEPPETALAGFLAGRRDGDYLAVLTFLPASRSVDGLVAALASSLGLKSGLPVTVGAGPRYLHSTGQLHKGDGNRGLFLMITAAGLPLVPIPSVPGIVRPAADFGALFAAQAGGDALALAAKGRRLLALEISGPVEPALAALSSFLS, encoded by the coding sequence ATGATCGCTTCGCCCGCCGGCATCCGCCTCGCCGACCCGGGGACGCTGGAGCCAGCGCTCGCCTCCGCCCTGGAGACCCTCGACAAGGACGACGTCGTCCGCCGCGTCTGGGACCTGGATTGGACGGTCTGGAAGGACGAGGACCGGGAGATCTCGAACCGCCTCGGCTGGCTTTCCGCGCCGGCGACGGCGACCCGGGACATCCCGGCCCTGCTGGCTTTCGCCGCCTCCGTCAGGGACGTGGGCTTCCGCCGGGCGGCGGTCCTGGGGATGGGAGGCTCGAGCCTGGCGCCCGAGGTCTTCGCCCGGCTCTTCGGGACGGCCCCCGGGGCGCTGGAGCTCGAGGTCCTGGACACGACCGAGCCGGGGGCCGTGGCCGCGGCCGGGGCCCGGCTCGATCCCGAAAGCACCCTGTTCGTGGTCTCCTCGAAGTCGGGGACGACCGCCGAAGTGGCGGCCCTGCTCTCCTACTTCTACGACCGGGCCCGCGCGGCTCTCGGCCCCGGGCACGCCGGCAGCCGCTTCGTCGCCATCACCGACCCGGGAACGCCCCTCGAGACCGTGGCCCGCGATCTGCGCTTCCGCCGCGTCTTCCACGGCCGGCCGGACATCGGCGGACGGTTCTCGGCGCTGTCGGCGTTCGGGCTCGTGCCGGCGGCGCTCAAGGGCCTCGACCTCGAACGGCTCCTCGCCCCGGCCAGGGCCATGGCCGAGGCCTGCCGCGTCCCGGCCGCCGCCGGGAACCCGGGCGCCCGCCTCGGGGCGATCCTGGGCGCGGCCGCCCTCCAGGGCCGGGACAAGCTGACCTTGATCCTGCCGCCGCGGCTGCGGCCGCTCGGCGGCTGGCTCGAGCAGCTCGTCGCCGAGAGCACGGGCAAGGATGGCCGCGGCATCGTGCCTGTCATCGCGGACAGGCCAGGGGCCGCCGGGCGCGGCCGGGACCGCCTGCTGGTCGAGATCGGGGCGCCGGCAGGGCCGGCGCCGAGGCCGGGCTCACCCGGGACCGCGGCCGCCGCGGCGCCCATGGTCCGCCTGGCCCTGGAGGATCCCTACGATCTGGCCGGGCATTTCTTCCTCTGGGAGTTCGCCACGGCGGTCGCGGCACGCTCGCTGAAGGTCAACCCCTTCGATCAGCCCGATGTCGAATCGACCAAGAAGAGGACCCGCGAGCTGCTGGCCTCCCCCGACGGCGCCGGCTCGTCCGGGACGGGCCGGATCCCCGGCTCCGGCGGCCTGCGCGTCGTCCGCCCCGATCCGGCGGAGCCTCCGGAGACGGCCCTGGCCGGTTTCCTGGCCGGGCGCCGCGACGGGGATTACCTGGCTGTGCTCACCTTCCTGCCCGCGAGCCGGTCGGTCGACGGGCTCGTTGCGGCGCTGGCGTCCAGCCTGGGCCTCAAGAGCGGCCTGCCCGTCACGGTCGGAGCCGGGCCCCGTTACCTCCATTCGACCGGACAGCTCCACAAGGGCGACGGGAACCGGGGGCTCTTCCTGATGATCACGGCGGCCGGACTGCCGCTGGTGCCTATCCCGTCCGTGCCGGGCATCGTCCGGCCGGCGGCGGATTTCGGCGCGCTGTTCGCGGCCCAGGCGGGCGGGGACGCGCTGGCGCTTGCGGCCAAGGGGCGCCGGCTCCTGGCCCTCGAGATCAGCGGGCCGGTCGAGCCGGCCCTGGCCGCCCTGTCCTCGTTCCTTTCATAA
- a CDS encoding DUF6600 domain-containing protein encodes MNKMMIKAALLALAFIVSIPLALAAQDEGYYPYSFARLTYVNGSVYVQRTSDLGYEKGEVNLALVQGDKLGTESGQAEIHFGRRNYLRLGDNTKVEFAILPKEGEDRIKLFLTEGQAYLRVSQLALEKGVEVHTPDASFYVLEEGLYRFDVRPAETLAVARDGSLEAAAESGSVLVRSGETVTAADGRLASDPEYDYARGDAFDDWNGSRDDLLSARSERQYLPSDLSEYEEELDANGRWVYEQPYGNVWVPSVYAYDDWRPYYYGRWEWYPVIGWTWISSEPWGWACYHYGRWNWRFGLGWYWIPTRHWGPAWVHWWNDSDYIGWCPLTWYNRPGYLFNDRFYDRSNDRYFSAHNRAMTVVRRDHLQSPDIGRRHVGQADLDRIGRVELRAQQPGIRPSVDNSRPESVTARRALEDRAGGRARVRNVAPSNSLVSPRQGGLNPGLRPRERDASAAGGGRQSIDRPVVRGPESGGRAIRSYPSRQPSTGRESGGAARVSRSQDRSAVRYPSTSTRQGSAGKEERTAPAPRSVRPGSDRTSRSESGRSQSRTYSSSSSVSRPSSRLSSARASSRSEAPSFSRSGSSRTPSYARPRSGGSSSRSLSSPRHSGSSSGRTYSAPRSSRSSSSGRSFSAPRSSGSSGRSYSSPRSGGSSSGRSSSSGRSRSGSSGSSGSSSRSGGGARRKG; translated from the coding sequence ATGAACAAGATGATGATCAAAGCGGCGCTCCTGGCGCTTGCCTTCATCGTTTCGATCCCCCTGGCCCTGGCGGCCCAGGACGAAGGATACTATCCCTACAGCTTCGCCCGTCTGACCTACGTCAACGGCTCGGTCTATGTCCAGCGGACGTCGGACCTGGGCTACGAGAAGGGCGAGGTCAATCTGGCCCTCGTCCAGGGCGACAAGCTCGGGACCGAGAGCGGACAGGCCGAGATCCATTTCGGCCGGCGCAACTACCTCCGCCTCGGCGACAACACCAAGGTCGAGTTCGCCATCCTGCCCAAGGAAGGGGAGGACCGGATCAAGCTCTTCCTGACCGAAGGCCAGGCCTATCTCCGGGTGAGCCAGCTCGCCCTCGAAAAGGGCGTCGAGGTCCACACCCCCGACGCGTCGTTCTACGTGCTCGAGGAAGGCTTGTACCGGTTCGACGTCCGGCCCGCCGAAACCCTGGCCGTCGCCCGCGACGGCAGCCTGGAGGCCGCGGCCGAGTCCGGCTCCGTCCTCGTCCGGAGCGGCGAGACGGTGACGGCCGCCGACGGCCGGCTGGCGAGCGATCCCGAATACGACTATGCCCGCGGCGACGCGTTCGACGACTGGAACGGCTCCCGCGACGATCTGCTCTCGGCCCGCAGCGAGCGGCAGTACCTGCCCTCCGACCTCTCGGAGTACGAGGAGGAGCTCGACGCGAACGGCCGCTGGGTCTATGAGCAGCCGTACGGCAACGTCTGGGTCCCCAGCGTGTACGCCTACGACGATTGGCGCCCCTATTATTACGGCCGCTGGGAATGGTACCCGGTCATCGGCTGGACCTGGATCTCCTCCGAGCCCTGGGGCTGGGCCTGCTACCACTACGGCCGCTGGAACTGGCGCTTCGGCCTCGGCTGGTACTGGATCCCGACCCGCCATTGGGGCCCGGCCTGGGTGCATTGGTGGAATGACAGCGATTATATCGGCTGGTGCCCGCTGACCTGGTACAACCGGCCCGGCTACCTCTTCAACGACCGCTTCTACGACCGCTCGAACGACAGGTACTTCTCGGCCCATAACCGGGCCATGACCGTCGTCCGGCGCGACCATCTCCAGTCGCCCGACATCGGCCGCCGTCACGTCGGCCAGGCCGACCTCGACCGCATCGGGCGGGTCGAGCTCCGGGCCCAGCAGCCCGGCATACGGCCGTCCGTCGACAACTCCCGGCCAGAGTCCGTCACGGCCCGGAGGGCGCTGGAAGACCGGGCCGGCGGGCGGGCGCGGGTCAGGAACGTAGCTCCTTCGAATAGCCTGGTCTCGCCGCGGCAGGGCGGTTTGAACCCGGGCCTCCGGCCCCGGGAAAGGGATGCCTCGGCGGCCGGCGGCGGCCGGCAGTCCATCGACCGGCCGGTTGTCCGCGGGCCCGAAAGCGGCGGGCGGGCCATCCGGTCCTATCCGAGCCGGCAGCCCTCGACGGGCCGCGAGTCCGGCGGGGCCGCCCGGGTGTCCCGGTCCCAGGACCGGTCCGCAGTCCGCTATCCTTCGACCTCCACCCGCCAGGGCTCGGCCGGGAAAGAGGAGCGGACGGCCCCGGCGCCGCGGTCGGTCCGGCCCGGGTCGGACCGGACCTCCCGCTCCGAGTCCGGGAGGTCTCAAAGTCGCACCTACAGCTCCAGCTCCTCGGTCAGCCGTCCGTCGTCGCGGCTGAGCTCTGCCCGGGCGTCCTCCCGCTCCGAGGCTCCGTCCTTTTCGCGCTCCGGGTCGTCCCGCACGCCGTCCTATGCCCGGCCCCGCTCGGGGGGCTCCTCGTCCCGTTCCCTGAGCTCCCCGAGACACTCGGGCTCGTCGTCGGGGCGGACCTACAGCGCTCCCCGGTCGAGCCGGAGTTCCTCCTCCGGGCGCTCTTTCAGCGCTCCCCGTTCGAGCGGCTCTTCCGGCCGTTCCTACAGCTCGCCCCGCTCCGGCGGCTCCTCGTCCGGCCGCTCGAGTTCCTCGGGCCGGTCGAGATCCGGCTCGTCCGGGTCCTCCGGATCGTCGTCCCGGTCCGGCGGCGGCGCCAGAAGGAAGGGCTGA
- a CDS encoding ABC transporter permease has product MSRQHRSGVSRALNVFGPFLGLILVIALFALIPEVQGRFLRMANFKSVATQSVIVALGALGMTLVIVSGGIDLSAASNIALASVITAYAVNAGAAPIAAVLLGVLTGGLVGFANGALVTRLRLVPFIVTMGMMGIARGAAKWIAGNQKIDAPMTWINELMAKAPRPSWLLMAPGIWIVILFAVAMAVLLKYTVFGRHIFAVGSNEATARLCGIRTNRIKVLVYAVSGLFCGLSGVMEFSRLTVGDPTVAVGLELDIIAAVVIGGGSLNGGEGSILGTMIGVLIMSFLRNGCTMMGWPNYIQEIIIGAIIIIAVAIDRLRHRKD; this is encoded by the coding sequence ATGAGCCGTCAGCATCGGTCCGGCGTCAGCCGGGCGCTCAACGTCTTCGGGCCCTTCCTCGGCCTGATCCTCGTCATCGCCCTGTTCGCCCTCATCCCCGAGGTCCAGGGCCGGTTCCTGCGGATGGCCAATTTCAAGAGCGTGGCCACCCAGTCGGTCATCGTCGCCCTGGGCGCGCTCGGCATGACCCTGGTCATCGTCAGCGGCGGCATCGACCTCTCCGCGGCCTCCAACATCGCCCTGGCCAGCGTCATCACGGCCTACGCCGTCAACGCCGGGGCCGCGCCGATCGCCGCCGTCCTGCTCGGCGTCCTCACCGGCGGCCTGGTCGGATTCGCCAACGGCGCCCTCGTGACCCGCCTGCGCCTCGTCCCGTTCATCGTCACCATGGGCATGATGGGCATCGCCCGGGGAGCGGCCAAGTGGATCGCCGGCAACCAGAAGATCGACGCGCCCATGACCTGGATCAACGAGCTCATGGCCAAGGCCCCCCGGCCCTCCTGGCTCCTCATGGCGCCCGGCATCTGGATCGTCATCCTGTTCGCCGTGGCCATGGCCGTCCTCCTCAAGTACACCGTCTTCGGCCGCCACATCTTCGCCGTCGGCTCGAACGAAGCGACGGCCCGGCTCTGCGGCATCCGGACGAACCGGATCAAGGTCCTGGTCTATGCCGTCTCGGGCCTGTTCTGCGGCCTGAGCGGCGTCATGGAGTTCTCCCGCCTGACCGTCGGCGACCCCACCGTCGCCGTGGGGCTCGAGCTGGACATCATCGCCGCCGTGGTCATCGGGGGAGGCAGCCTGAACGGCGGCGAAGGCAGCATCCTCGGCACGATGATCGGCGTGCTGATCATGTCCTTCCTCCGCAACGGCTGCACCATGATGGGCTGGCCCAACTATATCCAGGAGATCATCATCGGGGCCATCATCATCATCGCCGTGGCCATCGACCGCCTGCGGCACCGGAAAGACTGA
- a CDS encoding sugar ABC transporter ATP-binding protein, with translation MSDHPAAAPILRMSGVSKSFGATRALDDVGFELGRGEVHALIGENGAGKSTLMKILSGALAPDAGRMEIDGRPYAPGGPGDGMRGGVSMIYQELNLAPHLTVAENIMLGREAASAGWLDRQAMRRKVREVLDLVRHPEISPDVPVGRLSVGAKQLVEIARALLNRSCILVMDEPTSSLTQEDSQRLFEIIRGLKGQDVGVVYISHFLEEVQSVADSYTVLRDGRTVGSGSMAGTALDDLIQLMVGQKFTQLFPRVEHAIGGPVLALDRLKGRRMAAPVSLSLAKGEILGVAGLIGSGRTEMLRALFGLDEIEGGVIEVSGAGLAGRRPWTRIRLGLGLLSEDRQGEGLALNLSVADNMTMSRLAPFRRRGLLRPASQRRAVGGFIDRLKIKAKSPGQPVGALSGGNQQKVALARLLHQEASVLLLDEPTRGIDVVSKSQIYEWIGGLAREGKAVLFVSSYLPELLGICDRIAVFHRGNLVEARPAAAWDAAGLMAAATVGRARRGTSVEQRNAE, from the coding sequence ATGAGCGATCATCCCGCCGCCGCCCCGATCCTGCGCATGTCCGGGGTGAGCAAGAGCTTCGGCGCCACCCGGGCCCTCGACGACGTCGGCTTCGAGCTCGGCCGCGGCGAGGTCCATGCCCTCATCGGCGAGAACGGCGCCGGCAAGAGCACGCTGATGAAGATCCTGAGCGGCGCGCTCGCGCCCGACGCCGGCCGCATGGAGATCGACGGCCGCCCCTACGCGCCGGGCGGCCCCGGGGACGGCATGCGAGGCGGCGTGTCCATGATCTACCAGGAGCTCAACCTGGCCCCGCACCTCACGGTCGCGGAGAACATCATGCTCGGCCGCGAGGCGGCCTCGGCGGGCTGGCTCGACCGCCAGGCCATGCGGCGCAAGGTCCGCGAGGTCCTCGATCTCGTCCGGCATCCCGAGATCTCGCCCGACGTCCCGGTCGGACGGCTGAGCGTCGGGGCCAAGCAGCTCGTCGAGATCGCCCGGGCCCTGCTCAACCGGTCCTGCATCCTGGTCATGGACGAGCCGACGAGCTCGCTGACCCAGGAGGACAGCCAGCGCCTGTTCGAGATCATCCGCGGGCTCAAGGGCCAGGACGTCGGCGTCGTCTACATCAGCCACTTCCTCGAGGAGGTCCAGAGCGTCGCCGACTCCTACACCGTCCTGCGCGACGGCCGGACCGTCGGATCCGGCTCCATGGCCGGGACGGCCCTCGACGATCTCATCCAGCTCATGGTCGGGCAGAAATTCACGCAGCTCTTCCCCCGCGTCGAGCACGCGATCGGCGGGCCGGTCCTGGCCCTGGACCGCCTGAAAGGCCGGCGGATGGCCGCTCCGGTCAGCCTGAGCCTGGCCAAAGGCGAGATCCTGGGCGTCGCCGGCCTCATCGGCTCGGGCCGCACGGAGATGCTGCGGGCCCTCTTCGGGCTCGACGAGATCGAGGGCGGCGTCATCGAGGTCTCCGGCGCCGGGCTGGCCGGGCGCCGTCCCTGGACCCGGATCCGTCTCGGCCTCGGCCTCCTCAGCGAGGACCGCCAGGGCGAAGGCCTGGCCCTGAACCTGTCGGTGGCCGACAATATGACCATGAGCCGGCTGGCCCCTTTCCGCCGCCGGGGGCTGCTGCGGCCAGCCAGCCAGCGCCGGGCCGTCGGCGGGTTCATCGATCGGCTCAAGATCAAGGCCAAGAGCCCCGGCCAGCCGGTCGGGGCCCTCTCGGGCGGCAACCAGCAGAAGGTGGCCCTGGCCCGGCTCCTGCACCAGGAAGCCTCGGTCCTGCTCCTCGACGAGCCGACGCGGGGCATCGACGTCGTCAGCAAGAGCCAGATCTACGAGTGGATCGGCGGCCTGGCCCGCGAGGGCAAGGCCGTCCTGTTCGTCAGCTCCTATCTCCCCGAGCTTCTCGGCATCTGCGACCGGATCGCCGTCTTCCACCGGGGGAACCTGGTGGAGGCCCGGCCGGCCGCGGCGTGGGACGCGGCCGGCCTGATGGCGGCGGCCACGGTGGGCCGGGCCCGGCGGGGAACGTCGGTCGAACAAAGGAACGCGGAATGA
- a CDS encoding substrate-binding domain-containing protein produces MKRFASHVLIIALGAALTVSSCARKGSESSAPAVAKTLQIAVIPKGTTHEFWKSIHSGAVKAGRELGVDVIWKGPQKEDDRAQQITVVEDFISRGVDGIVLAPLDDRALMRPVQDAAREKIPVVIIDSGLQGSDYVSYVATDNYKGGVLAARRLGELLGGRGRIFLIRYQEGSASTVQREAGFYDTVSKDFPGLEILVKDQYAGATTETAYQLAENLISRFPDVQGVFTPNESSTFGTLRALQESGLAGKIVFVGFDSSPKLVQGLRDGDVQGLVIQNPARMGYLGVRTVVAHIKGEPVDKVVDTGVALATRDNMDTPEIKALLSPDLSNIAD; encoded by the coding sequence ATGAAACGCTTCGCTTCCCACGTCCTGATCATCGCGCTCGGCGCGGCCCTGACCGTTTCGTCCTGCGCCAGGAAGGGGTCCGAATCCTCCGCCCCCGCCGTCGCGAAGACCCTGCAGATCGCCGTCATCCCCAAGGGCACGACCCACGAGTTCTGGAAGTCCATCCACTCCGGCGCCGTCAAGGCCGGCCGCGAGCTCGGCGTCGACGTCATCTGGAAGGGACCGCAAAAAGAGGACGACCGGGCCCAGCAGATCACCGTCGTCGAGGACTTCATCAGCCGCGGCGTCGACGGCATCGTCCTGGCGCCCCTCGACGACCGGGCCCTCATGCGTCCGGTCCAGGACGCGGCCCGGGAGAAGATCCCCGTCGTCATCATCGATTCGGGGCTCCAGGGCAGCGACTACGTGAGCTACGTCGCCACCGATAACTACAAGGGCGGCGTCCTGGCGGCCCGCCGGCTGGGCGAGCTGCTCGGCGGCCGCGGCCGCATCTTCCTCATCCGCTACCAGGAAGGCTCGGCCAGCACCGTCCAGCGGGAGGCCGGCTTCTACGACACGGTCAGCAAGGACTTCCCCGGCCTCGAGATCCTGGTCAAGGACCAGTACGCCGGGGCGACGACCGAGACGGCCTACCAGCTGGCCGAGAACCTCATCAGCCGCTTCCCCGACGTCCAGGGCGTCTTCACGCCCAACGAATCCAGCACCTTCGGGACGCTCCGGGCCCTCCAGGAGTCCGGCCTGGCCGGCAAGATCGTGTTCGTCGGCTTCGACAGCTCGCCCAAGCTCGTCCAGGGCCTGCGCGACGGCGACGTCCAGGGCCTGGTCATCCAGAACCCGGCCCGCATGGGCTACCTCGGCGTCAGGACCGTCGTCGCCCACATCAAGGGCGAGCCGGTCGACAAGGTCGTCGATACCGGCGTCGCCCTGGCGACCAGGGACAACATGGACACGCCCGAGATCAAGGCCCTGCTCTCGCCCGACCTGTCCAACATCGCCGACTGA
- a CDS encoding DUF3467 domain-containing protein, translating into MDKKPDGKKVEIKVDEAVALGQYASLAAIRHSREEFLFDFAFLFPDGPYGKLVARIIVSPAHAKRFLEALQANIKRYEDAFGIIVPSELPPAVDFIQ; encoded by the coding sequence ATGGACAAGAAACCCGACGGCAAGAAGGTCGAGATCAAGGTCGACGAAGCGGTCGCCCTCGGCCAATACGCCAGCCTGGCCGCCATCCGCCATTCGCGCGAGGAGTTCCTGTTCGACTTCGCCTTCCTCTTCCCCGACGGGCCTTACGGCAAGCTTGTCGCCCGGATCATCGTCAGCCCGGCCCACGCCAAGCGCTTCCTCGAAGCGCTGCAGGCCAACATCAAGCGCTATGAAGACGCCTTCGGCATTATCGTCCCTTCGGAACTGCCGCCGGCGGTCGATTTCATCCAGTGA